Proteins encoded in a region of the uncultured Paludibaculum sp. genome:
- a CDS encoding IS256 family transposase produces the protein MTRKKDTANRVDWKAVMAEDSDFMKALVQSVVQQVLDAEMEETLCAARSERTPMRTGYRSGSYVRGLVTRVGRIELRVPQDRQGRFRTEVFERYQRSEKALVGALAEMYVQGVSTRKVKAITEELCGHEFSASTISRINQTMDEELEKFATRPLEEDYPFLILDARYEKVREDGVIRSRAVQVAIGVNWDGRRCILAVELANRESASSWREFLVKLRQRGLRGVELVVSDDHAGLKRAIAEVVPEAAWQRCYVHFLRNALDHLPRKADDDCLTELRWIYDRRNLAEARQDLAAWLKKWESRYARLCQWVEEQIEETLTFYRLPQAHHKHLKSTNMLERLNEELKRRTLVVRIFPNAASCLRLVRALAVEIHEDWVEATRYLNMEELKEHKKQLLRDIQPAA, from the coding sequence ATGACCCGAAAGAAGGATACCGCGAACCGGGTGGACTGGAAAGCGGTGATGGCGGAAGACTCCGATTTCATGAAGGCGCTGGTGCAGAGCGTCGTGCAGCAGGTACTGGATGCCGAGATGGAGGAAACGCTCTGTGCGGCGCGGTCGGAGCGCACCCCGATGCGCACCGGCTATCGCAGCGGCTCCTATGTCCGTGGGCTGGTGACGCGGGTCGGCCGCATTGAGCTGCGCGTGCCGCAGGACCGGCAAGGGCGCTTCCGGACCGAGGTCTTTGAGCGCTATCAGCGCAGCGAAAAGGCGCTGGTCGGGGCGCTGGCCGAGATGTACGTGCAGGGCGTGTCGACGCGCAAGGTGAAGGCGATCACCGAGGAACTATGTGGGCATGAGTTTTCGGCCTCGACGATCAGCCGGATCAACCAGACGATGGACGAGGAACTGGAGAAGTTCGCGACGCGGCCGCTGGAGGAGGACTATCCGTTTCTGATCCTGGACGCGCGCTACGAAAAGGTGCGCGAGGACGGCGTGATCCGGAGCCGGGCGGTGCAGGTGGCGATCGGGGTGAACTGGGACGGGCGGCGCTGCATCCTGGCCGTGGAACTGGCCAACCGGGAGAGCGCGTCGAGCTGGCGCGAGTTTCTGGTGAAGCTGCGGCAGCGGGGGCTGCGCGGAGTGGAACTGGTTGTCAGCGACGATCACGCGGGCCTGAAGCGTGCGATTGCCGAGGTCGTGCCGGAGGCCGCCTGGCAACGGTGCTACGTGCACTTCCTGCGCAATGCGCTGGACCATCTGCCGCGCAAGGCCGACGACGATTGTCTGACCGAGTTGCGCTGGATCTACGACCGCCGCAACCTGGCCGAGGCGCGGCAGGATCTGGCGGCATGGCTGAAGAAGTGGGAATCGCGCTACGCCAGATTGTGCCAGTGGGTGGAGGAGCAGATCGAGGAGACGCTGACGTTTTACCGTCTGCCGCAGGCGCACCACAAGCATCTGAAGTCGACGAACATGCTGGAGCGACTGAACGAGGAGCTCAAACGCCGGACCCTGGTGGTGAGGATCTTCCCGAATGCGGCGAGCTGCCTGCGGCTGGTGCGAGCGCTGGCGGTGGAGATCCACGAGGACTGGGTGGAAGCGACGCGCTATCTGAACATGGAGGAGCTGAAAGAGCACAAGAAGCAGCTACTGCGCGATATACAGCCCGCCGCCTGA
- a CDS encoding sugar porter family MFS transporter: MPGPMIRPVSTPVISVSVNRVYVYLASMVAATSGLLFGFDIAVINGALLFLRQQFALTELQTEFAASSLLAGCVVGAALGGGWSDRLGRKKVLIFCAALFALSSVGAALPRNLTEFVFARVAGGVAIGMASLLAPLYIAEVAPAHMRGRLVSLNQMAIVTGILLAYVVNWTLSWMGPEAWRWMFAVAAIPSLFFLVALFFVPESPRWLCEKGRDSEAHAVLAKVSGQAQADVELAAIREVIQEESGTLSELLAPGYRRALILAVALAILQQWTGVNTVLFYGSVILKEQVGGHSQSAAIGANVFIGLVNCLSTIVALWLIDKLGRRPLLMFSAGGMVIAHAGLALAFLRTPPNATIVMALMILCTASFAVGLGPGVWVVLSEIFPTRIRGRAMSIATVALWVACVVLTFTYLSIASALGPTGAFLIYGCMCLLTIWVVAKFTPETKGHTLEEIERLWRP; the protein is encoded by the coding sequence ATGCCCGGCCCTATGATTCGGCCCGTCTCCACACCCGTTATTTCCGTATCAGTGAACCGCGTCTATGTCTACCTGGCTTCGATGGTGGCCGCGACCTCCGGGCTCCTGTTTGGATTCGACATCGCCGTCATCAACGGCGCCCTGCTGTTCCTGCGGCAGCAGTTCGCACTGACCGAACTGCAGACGGAGTTCGCCGCGTCCAGCCTTCTGGCGGGGTGCGTAGTCGGCGCGGCACTGGGCGGCGGCTGGAGCGACCGGCTGGGCCGCAAGAAGGTGCTGATCTTCTGCGCGGCGCTATTCGCGCTGTCTTCGGTGGGCGCCGCGCTGCCGCGGAACCTTACGGAGTTCGTCTTTGCACGAGTGGCCGGCGGTGTGGCCATCGGCATGGCGTCGCTGCTGGCTCCGCTGTATATCGCCGAGGTGGCTCCCGCCCATATGCGCGGGCGGCTGGTTTCGCTGAACCAGATGGCCATCGTGACAGGCATCCTGTTGGCCTATGTGGTGAATTGGACCCTCTCGTGGATGGGCCCGGAGGCGTGGCGCTGGATGTTCGCGGTGGCGGCCATCCCATCGTTGTTCTTCCTGGTGGCGTTGTTCTTCGTGCCGGAGAGCCCACGCTGGCTATGCGAGAAAGGCCGGGACAGCGAGGCGCACGCAGTGCTGGCCAAGGTAAGCGGCCAGGCGCAGGCCGATGTCGAACTGGCGGCCATCCGCGAGGTGATCCAGGAGGAGAGCGGAACGCTTTCGGAACTGCTGGCCCCAGGTTATCGTCGAGCGCTAATCCTGGCTGTGGCCCTAGCGATTCTCCAGCAGTGGACCGGCGTCAATACAGTCCTGTTCTATGGGTCAGTGATCCTGAAAGAGCAGGTGGGCGGACATTCGCAGTCGGCCGCGATTGGGGCCAACGTCTTTATTGGCCTGGTGAATTGCCTGTCGACGATCGTGGCGCTGTGGCTGATCGACAAACTGGGGCGGCGCCCCCTGCTGATGTTCTCGGCCGGAGGCATGGTGATCGCACATGCGGGGTTGGCGCTCGCCTTTCTGCGGACGCCTCCGAATGCCACGATCGTCATGGCCCTGATGATTCTCTGCACGGCTTCGTTTGCCGTGGGCCTGGGTCCGGGGGTGTGGGTGGTGCTGAGCGAGATCTTCCCGACCCGGATCCGAGGGCGGGCAATGTCGATCGCGACGGTCGCGTTGTGGGTGGCATGCGTCGTGCTCACCTTTACTTACTTGTCTATCGCCTCGGCATTGGGTCCAACGGGCGCTTTCCTCATCTACGGGTGCATGTGCCTGTTGACGATCTGGGTGGTGGCGAAGTTCACTCCGGAGACCAAGGGCCACACCCTGGAGGAGATCGAACGGCTTTGGCGGCCTTGA
- a CDS encoding tetratricopeptide repeat protein: protein MALVSDAAPKRTYSRDEVCRLLDVGERVLTDWETHGFVQRLDLYQFQDLVALKALRLLRSRRLRPERIRLILESLREKLAHVRDPLSELKIFTDGRRLAVQVDGRKMEPLTGQLLLDFDQAEIRRLLQFPGNRAEQTMADALAARQREAEKWFERAIEMEQTGGPPEHIVAAYQKAIECNPDAPGPHANLGTVYFHMKKWAEAEREYRAAIELQPEYALAHFNLGNLHDELNQWAPALACYKKALEIQPDYADAHYNIALLYQGRGDLLQAVRHWRTYLKIDPAGYWAGIARRELSRLRQETIVGGAQA, encoded by the coding sequence ATGGCGCTCGTGTCTGATGCCGCGCCTAAACGCACGTATTCCCGCGATGAGGTTTGCCGGCTGCTGGACGTAGGGGAGAGGGTCCTTACCGATTGGGAAACTCACGGCTTCGTGCAACGCCTGGATCTTTATCAGTTTCAAGATCTTGTTGCGCTGAAGGCGCTGCGCCTGCTACGCAGCAGGCGGCTGAGGCCGGAGCGCATCCGGCTGATCCTCGAATCGTTGCGCGAGAAGCTGGCGCACGTACGCGATCCGCTGAGCGAATTAAAAATCTTTACTGATGGCCGGCGCCTGGCCGTGCAGGTGGACGGGCGCAAGATGGAGCCCCTGACGGGCCAACTGCTGCTCGATTTCGACCAGGCGGAAATCCGGCGTCTTCTGCAATTCCCTGGCAACAGAGCCGAGCAGACGATGGCGGACGCCCTGGCGGCGCGGCAGCGTGAAGCGGAGAAATGGTTCGAGCGGGCGATCGAAATGGAGCAGACAGGCGGCCCGCCGGAGCACATCGTCGCCGCCTATCAAAAGGCGATTGAGTGCAATCCGGACGCTCCCGGCCCGCATGCGAACCTGGGCACGGTCTACTTCCATATGAAGAAATGGGCGGAAGCCGAACGGGAGTACCGCGCGGCCATTGAGTTGCAGCCGGAGTATGCTCTCGCGCACTTCAATCTGGGCAACCTGCACGACGAGTTGAACCAGTGGGCGCCGGCCCTGGCCTGCTACAAAAAGGCGCTCGAGATCCAGCCCGACTACGCCGATGCGCACTACAACATCGCGCTGCTCTACCAGGGGCGCGGCGACCTGCTGCAGGCTGTCCGGCACTGGCGCACCTACTTAAAAATCGATCCGGCGGGCTACTGGGCGGGCATTGCGCGGCGCGAACTGAGCAGGCTCCGTCAGGAGACGATTGTGGGCGGCGCGCAGGCGTGA
- a CDS encoding FeoA family protein codes for MQLSVKSGAAGISAWTLADLRDNEEAMLDHIELPTDFALRLMELGFLPGHSVSAAHTAPGGDPRVFRVDGGEIALRRETARHIFLRKH; via the coding sequence ATGCAACTCAGTGTCAAAAGTGGCGCTGCAGGAATAAGCGCCTGGACTCTGGCCGACCTTCGGGATAACGAGGAAGCCATGCTCGACCATATCGAGCTGCCCACTGACTTCGCCCTCCGCCTCATGGAGCTTGGGTTCCTCCCTGGGCATTCCGTCTCCGCCGCACACACCGCGCCCGGTGGCGATCCGCGGGTCTTCCGGGTCGACGGCGGCGAGATCGCTCTCCGCCGTGAAACTGCCAGACATATCTTCCTAAGAAAGCACTGA
- the feoB gene encoding ferrous iron transport protein B: MSDCHDCGIAKTAPAVGVVPPAKATVQRLVAIVGPPNSGKSTLFNRLTGLRQKVANFPGVTVEHRLGKAHLPGHHDVDLVDLPGVYSLQPRSEDERVTFDVLHGKRDGLRAPDAVVVVLDSTNLSRHLPLVASILSLRLPTFVVLNMADDLRQRGGSVEVESLANELGVPVALISASTGEGVSSVLRFLTGGIAIPKPVELPVLNDLPACRQWARRVSNDSGYTRPAPPIWTRRLDGVFLHPIWGPLIFILVVGAVFQTIFTGARPLMEGVQAAIGASGQWLRGALPDNVLRSLLIDGIWSGVGAVIVFLPQILLLFLFIAVLEDSGYLARAALIADRTMARAGLQGKSFIPLLSAYACAVPAIMATRTIESKRDRIATILVAPFMTCSARLPVYTLIIAAFIPDKPFIGPFIHTRAAAMMGLYVLGFAAAVFTARVLKSSILKSERTPFVLEMPAYRMPTWNSIGLRLLDRTKAFLKRAGTVILGVSVILWILCSVPTIDGKAPPIEQSLAGTLGRTIEPLIKPLGFNWKIGIGLITSLAAREVIVGTLGTIYGMEPDRDAAGLQAALHRDLTFGGALALLVFFAFSMQCMSTLAVVRRETGGWKWPAIQFTYMGVLAYICAFVVNRIWG; this comes from the coding sequence ATGAGCGACTGCCACGACTGTGGGATCGCAAAAACCGCTCCCGCCGTCGGTGTAGTACCCCCAGCCAAAGCAACCGTCCAACGACTGGTCGCCATTGTGGGCCCGCCCAACTCAGGCAAATCCACACTATTTAATAGACTTACGGGGCTGAGGCAGAAAGTCGCCAACTTCCCCGGCGTCACGGTCGAACACCGCCTGGGCAAAGCCCACCTGCCAGGCCATCACGACGTAGACCTCGTCGACCTTCCGGGTGTCTACAGTCTGCAGCCGCGTTCCGAGGACGAGCGAGTCACGTTTGATGTCCTCCACGGGAAGAGAGACGGGCTGCGAGCACCGGATGCGGTTGTGGTCGTTCTCGACTCTACCAATCTCAGCCGCCACCTACCGCTGGTCGCGTCGATCCTCAGTCTGCGCCTGCCCACCTTCGTGGTCCTGAACATGGCCGACGACCTGCGCCAGCGCGGCGGCAGCGTCGAGGTCGAGTCCCTGGCCAATGAGCTTGGTGTCCCGGTGGCGTTGATCAGCGCCAGCACTGGAGAAGGTGTCAGTTCGGTGTTGCGCTTCCTCACCGGCGGCATCGCCATCCCAAAGCCGGTGGAACTGCCGGTCCTGAACGATCTGCCGGCCTGCCGCCAGTGGGCGCGGCGCGTCTCGAATGACTCCGGCTACACTCGTCCCGCTCCACCCATTTGGACCCGCCGCCTGGACGGCGTGTTTCTTCACCCCATTTGGGGGCCGCTCATCTTCATTCTGGTCGTTGGCGCGGTGTTTCAGACCATCTTTACCGGCGCCCGTCCGCTGATGGAAGGTGTCCAGGCGGCCATCGGCGCTTCGGGGCAATGGCTTCGTGGTGCTCTGCCCGACAACGTCCTCAGGTCCCTGCTCATCGACGGTATCTGGAGCGGCGTGGGCGCCGTCATCGTCTTCCTGCCGCAGATTCTTCTGCTCTTTCTGTTCATCGCCGTACTGGAAGATTCCGGCTACTTGGCCCGGGCGGCGCTGATCGCTGACCGCACCATGGCCCGTGCCGGCCTGCAGGGCAAGAGCTTCATTCCGCTGTTGTCGGCTTATGCCTGCGCCGTCCCGGCCATCATGGCCACGCGCACCATCGAGAGCAAACGCGATCGCATCGCCACCATCCTGGTCGCCCCGTTCATGACCTGCTCGGCCCGGCTGCCGGTCTACACGCTCATCATTGCCGCGTTTATACCTGACAAGCCGTTCATTGGGCCGTTCATCCATACCCGTGCCGCCGCCATGATGGGGTTGTACGTTCTTGGCTTTGCCGCCGCCGTCTTCACCGCTCGCGTCCTGAAGTCCTCGATTCTCAAAAGCGAGCGGACGCCGTTCGTGCTGGAAATGCCCGCCTACCGCATGCCCACCTGGAATTCCATCGGGCTGCGGCTGCTCGACCGGACCAAGGCATTTCTCAAGCGTGCAGGCACAGTCATCCTTGGTGTTTCCGTCATCCTTTGGATCCTGTGCAGCGTACCCACAATCGACGGCAAGGCGCCGCCTATCGAGCAGAGTCTGGCGGGAACGCTGGGCCGCACCATTGAACCCCTGATCAAGCCTCTTGGATTCAACTGGAAAATCGGGATTGGCCTTATCACCTCGCTGGCCGCCCGGGAGGTGATTGTCGGTACCTTGGGCACCATCTACGGTATGGAGCCCGACCGGGATGCAGCGGGACTACAGGCCGCCTTGCATCGCGACCTGACGTTCGGCGGTGCGTTGGCGCTGCTGGTGTTCTTCGCCTTCTCCATGCAGTGCATGTCGACCCTGGCGGTCGTTCGGCGTGAGACCGGCGGCTGGAAATGGCCGGCGATTCAGTTCACCTATATGGGCGTACTCGCCTACATCTGTGCCTTCGTGGTGAATCGGATCTGGGGCTAA
- a CDS encoding HD domain-containing phosphohydrolase, which yields MDSHKLIAPQVDAAPEAEAPEVTRLFLPASALVSESLGRATILLVDSVDINRQLIKGILKAGPYRLLDARNPADAFQILRREPVDLIIADMMMPAHGHPMYGGFEFCRQVKADRRTRLIPFLILTSVQGIDNEVAGLESGADEFLIKPLQPAVVRTRIRTMLRNKRTIDSLEEAETILFALAQTVEQRDKETGNHCQRLAAMSVALGTALGLPEEDLVALYRGGFLHDVGKIAIPDAILFKRGVLTEPEWTIMRSHTWKGEEICRRMRTLTPVLPIIRNHHEKWDGSGYPDGLAGEQIPLLARILQLADIYDALTSRRSYKSAFAPDEAVRMLCKESEMGWRDPELVSVFVEMVRQPNFVARSAALFAPDAEDSEEGGELQSMRDSLARMSREVLK from the coding sequence ATGGATTCGCACAAGCTCATTGCACCGCAGGTCGATGCGGCACCCGAGGCGGAAGCACCCGAAGTGACGCGGTTGTTCCTGCCGGCCAGCGCGCTCGTCAGTGAATCGCTGGGCCGGGCGACGATTCTGCTGGTCGATAGCGTCGACATCAACCGCCAGTTGATCAAGGGGATTCTCAAAGCAGGTCCATATCGCCTGCTGGACGCCAGGAATCCGGCGGATGCATTCCAGATTCTGCGGCGGGAACCCGTGGATCTCATCATCGCCGACATGATGATGCCGGCCCATGGCCACCCGATGTACGGCGGCTTTGAGTTCTGCCGCCAGGTAAAAGCGGACCGTCGCACCCGGTTGATTCCATTCCTGATCCTCACCAGCGTGCAAGGCATCGACAACGAAGTGGCAGGGCTGGAGTCGGGCGCCGACGAATTCCTGATCAAGCCGCTGCAGCCCGCCGTGGTCCGCACGCGGATCCGGACGATGCTGCGCAACAAGCGCACCATCGACTCGTTGGAAGAGGCGGAGACCATCCTGTTCGCCTTGGCGCAGACCGTGGAACAGCGGGACAAAGAGACGGGGAACCACTGCCAGCGGCTAGCCGCGATGAGCGTGGCCCTGGGCACGGCACTGGGGCTGCCCGAAGAGGACTTGGTCGCACTCTACAGGGGCGGATTCCTGCACGATGTGGGCAAGATCGCCATCCCGGACGCTATCCTGTTCAAACGGGGTGTGTTGACGGAGCCGGAATGGACCATAATGCGGTCGCATACGTGGAAGGGCGAGGAGATCTGCCGCCGCATGCGCACGCTGACGCCCGTGCTGCCGATCATTCGCAACCATCACGAGAAATGGGATGGATCGGGGTACCCGGACGGGTTGGCGGGGGAGCAGATTCCGTTGCTCGCCAGAATTCTGCAACTCGCGGACATCTACGACGCCCTGACCTCGCGCCGCAGCTACAAGTCCGCATTCGCTCCGGACGAGGCCGTCAGGATGCTCTGCAAGGAATCCGAGATGGGTTGGCGCGATCCTGAACTCGTATCGGTCTTCGTGGAGATGGTGCGCCAGCCCAACTTCGTGGCCCGGTCGGCCGCGCTGTTCGCGCCGGATGCCGAGGATTCAGAGGAAGGCGGAGAGTTGCAGTCGATGCGCGATTCGCTCGCCCGCATGTCGCGGGAAGTATTGAAGTAA
- a CDS encoding DinB family protein: protein MSRYLLSLLTIFATPLVAQQLAQGERDYALSALHASRKLMLDTVSGLSEAQLKWKPAPNVWSVMEVAEHIEVTEETLPQVVATAMKAPATPGKKKADPRQTDYALMKNVPLRVNKGQAPESIQPKGRFKTMADLVAAFRTARDRNITYIRETNDDLRDHFSTHPALGELDGLQWYILIAAHTERHVNQMKEVMANPGFPKK from the coding sequence ATGAGTCGCTATCTGCTCAGCTTGTTGACGATCTTTGCCACTCCGTTGGTCGCACAGCAACTCGCCCAGGGAGAAAGGGACTATGCTCTCAGTGCGCTTCATGCCTCCCGGAAGCTGATGCTCGACACCGTCTCGGGCCTCAGCGAGGCGCAGCTCAAATGGAAGCCCGCCCCGAATGTCTGGTCGGTGATGGAGGTTGCGGAGCACATCGAAGTCACCGAAGAGACGCTCCCTCAAGTGGTTGCGACGGCAATGAAAGCTCCGGCCACGCCCGGGAAGAAGAAGGCAGATCCCCGTCAGACGGACTATGCGTTGATGAAGAACGTCCCTTTGCGGGTCAACAAAGGCCAGGCACCGGAGAGCATTCAGCCGAAAGGGCGTTTCAAGACGATGGCCGATCTGGTCGCGGCGTTCCGCACCGCCCGGGACCGCAACATCACCTACATTCGCGAAACCAACGATGACCTGCGGGACCATTTCAGCACTCATCCCGCACTCGGTGAGCTGGACGGCTTGCAGTGGTACATCCTGATCGCCGCCCACACGGAACGCCACGTCAATCAGATGAAGGAAGTGATGGCCAATCCGGGGTTCCCGAAGAAGTAA
- a CDS encoding lytic transglycosylase domain-containing protein: MNVNRKVFAESSDSLSVRQYLAAWVLVCFAEFAAYGQSPQEAAIARQRASIDRQKAAFEASSGSLAKQKASIEKQKASASKQPARKWESPTLAMDGDGPSASLDCAPLGEGELGPIVTRAAEENSIMPSLLRAVISQESGFKPCAVSRAGAQGLMQLMPGTSAGLNVSDPFDPQENVFAGSKFLRLMLDRYNGDLSKALGAYNAGPARVDAAGGIPPIAETQNYVNSIMRKIQ, translated from the coding sequence ATGAATGTAAACCGTAAGGTTTTTGCGGAATCGTCCGATAGCTTGAGCGTGAGGCAATATCTCGCCGCTTGGGTACTTGTGTGTTTCGCGGAGTTCGCGGCATACGGTCAGTCCCCACAGGAAGCGGCCATCGCGCGCCAGCGTGCATCCATCGACCGGCAAAAGGCCGCCTTCGAGGCTAGCTCCGGCTCCCTCGCCAAACAGAAGGCATCCATCGAGAAACAAAAGGCATCTGCCTCCAAACAGCCGGCGCGGAAATGGGAGTCGCCCACTCTGGCCATGGACGGTGACGGACCATCCGCCTCGCTGGATTGCGCGCCTTTGGGCGAGGGCGAATTGGGCCCAATTGTCACCAGGGCGGCCGAAGAGAATTCGATTATGCCGTCGCTTTTGAGAGCCGTGATTTCCCAGGAATCGGGCTTCAAACCTTGCGCCGTCAGTCGCGCCGGCGCCCAGGGCCTCATGCAGTTGATGCCCGGCACCTCTGCTGGACTGAACGTCTCAGACCCATTCGACCCACAGGAGAATGTCTTCGCCGGCAGCAAATTCCTCAGGCTGATGCTCGACCGCTACAACGGCGACCTGTCCAAGGCGCTGGGCGCCTACAACGCCGGGCCGGCCCGCGTCGATGCCGCCGGAGGCATTCCCCCCATCGCCGAGACCCAGAACTACGTCAACAGCATCATGCGAAAGATCCAGTAG